In the genome of Xanthocytophaga agilis, one region contains:
- a CDS encoding sensor histidine kinase produces the protein MKKQRDLLTYSLLWRLLSIAILAEGIYLVLDLIFSLRYRNYQIQWLWNRYLLYFVLASCIILGTHYIQRLLNIRFPWDKSVRIRFLVQFFSYTLWVLLLSTVIRNGIFKRIIYSSSMFINLDDEIIINSVATFTVLAIVSLDLGVFLLNKWRYSLVQIERFKKENIEFHLEMLKTQVNPHFLFNNLNTLSSLIYTNQDTAAEFVRQLAKVYRYVLENRTKELVTLQEELNFLQSYIYLMDLRFGNNLRIHTQLPDSLHTYAIAPLTLQMLIENAIKHNIVSQKKPFEIRIFQEQSYLIIQNPLQLKPVKEFSSQIGLKNIRSRYRFITDQAVEIIDDGIHFTVKIPLLEGNYSFTEQPAIL, from the coding sequence GTGAAAAAACAACGGGATTTATTGACCTACAGCCTTCTCTGGCGGTTACTTAGCATAGCCATCCTGGCAGAAGGCATATATCTGGTGCTGGATCTAATTTTTAGTCTTCGGTATCGAAATTACCAGATACAATGGTTGTGGAACAGATATCTGTTGTATTTTGTCCTTGCATCCTGTATTATTTTGGGTACCCACTATATCCAGAGACTTTTAAATATCCGTTTCCCCTGGGATAAATCTGTGCGGATTCGTTTTCTGGTCCAATTCTTCAGTTATACACTCTGGGTTCTACTTCTATCTACAGTTATCCGTAATGGAATATTCAAGCGCATAATTTACTCTTCTTCCATGTTTATCAATCTGGACGATGAAATTATTATTAATAGCGTAGCAACCTTCACAGTATTGGCCATTGTATCTCTTGATCTGGGCGTATTCCTTTTAAATAAATGGAGGTATTCTCTGGTACAAATCGAACGATTTAAGAAAGAAAACATTGAGTTTCATCTTGAGATGCTCAAAACTCAGGTTAACCCTCATTTTCTGTTTAATAATCTCAATACACTCTCTTCTCTGATTTATACCAATCAGGATACAGCAGCCGAGTTTGTACGACAACTGGCTAAAGTGTACCGATATGTGTTGGAAAACCGTACAAAAGAACTGGTCACACTTCAGGAAGAACTCAACTTTCTACAATCCTATATCTATCTGATGGATTTGCGATTTGGCAATAATCTTCGCATTCACACCCAATTGCCTGACTCTTTGCATACATATGCCATTGCCCCTCTTACCCTTCAGATGCTTATTGAAAATGCGATTAAACATAATATAGTCTCACAGAAAAAACCGTTTGAAATTCGTATCTTTCAGGAGCAATCCTATCTGATCATACAAAACCCTTTGCAGCTAAAACCAGTAAAGGAATTTTCATCACAAATCGGACTGAAGAATATCCGAAGCAGATACCGCTTTATTACAGACCAGGCAGTCGAAATCATTGACGATGGAATTCATTTCACTGTAAAAATTCCTCTGCTGGAAGGCAACTATAGCTTTACAGAACAACCCGCTATATTATAA
- a CDS encoding amidohydrolase — MKKTILLTLLSGAMAFQVSGQTYKGHVESMADQIEQKVVSYRRHFHQNPELSNREFKTSEFVAEKLKSLGLEVKTGVAKTGVVAILKGGKPGPVVALRADMDGLPVPERAPLEFASKVKSEYNGQEVPVMHACGHDTHMAMLLGAAEILTSMRKDIKGTIKFIFQPAEEGAPRGEEGGAKLMIKEGVLENPKVDAIFGIHINAQTEVGKIKYRPEGTMAAVDILNITVKGRQSHGAYPWLGVDPIVVSSQIIMGLQTIVSRQIDLTNQGAVVTVGSLHSGVRSNIIPEEAKMEGTIRTLDANMQNSIHERITRTATNIAESAGATAVVDIHREYPITFNDKELTEKTVPSLVKAAGKDNVSLTKAVTGAEDFSFFQEKVPGVFVFVGGMPKGKNVLETGAHHTPDFFIDESGMKTGVKAYCFMALDYMEAKK; from the coding sequence ATGAAGAAAACAATTTTACTAACCCTATTAAGTGGAGCAATGGCATTTCAAGTGTCAGGCCAGACCTATAAGGGCCATGTTGAAAGCATGGCTGACCAGATTGAACAAAAAGTAGTCAGTTACCGTCGACACTTTCACCAGAATCCCGAATTAAGCAACCGGGAATTTAAAACATCAGAATTTGTTGCTGAAAAATTAAAATCTCTAGGATTAGAAGTAAAAACAGGAGTAGCTAAAACAGGCGTAGTAGCTATTCTGAAAGGGGGAAAACCAGGTCCGGTGGTAGCATTGCGAGCCGATATGGACGGGCTACCTGTACCAGAAAGAGCACCTCTTGAATTTGCTTCAAAAGTAAAGTCAGAGTATAATGGACAGGAAGTACCTGTCATGCACGCCTGCGGACACGATACACATATGGCGATGTTGTTAGGAGCTGCAGAGATCCTGACCAGTATGCGTAAAGACATCAAAGGAACTATTAAATTTATTTTCCAGCCAGCAGAAGAAGGAGCACCACGTGGAGAAGAAGGCGGAGCGAAATTAATGATCAAAGAAGGTGTACTGGAAAACCCTAAAGTGGATGCCATCTTTGGTATTCATATCAATGCGCAAACAGAAGTAGGTAAGATCAAATACCGTCCGGAAGGCACAATGGCAGCTGTAGACATCCTGAATATTACAGTGAAAGGCCGTCAATCACATGGAGCCTATCCCTGGTTGGGTGTTGATCCGATTGTTGTTTCTTCTCAGATTATTATGGGATTACAAACCATTGTGAGCCGTCAGATAGACCTAACCAATCAGGGAGCTGTTGTTACAGTAGGGTCGCTGCATAGTGGAGTACGTAGCAATATCATTCCGGAAGAAGCCAAGATGGAAGGAACTATACGTACGCTAGATGCCAATATGCAGAACTCCATTCATGAACGCATTACCCGAACTGCTACAAATATTGCGGAAAGTGCAGGCGCAACAGCAGTTGTAGATATCCATCGTGAATACCCGATTACATTCAATGACAAAGAACTGACAGAAAAAACAGTTCCAAGTCTGGTTAAAGCAGCTGGTAAAGACAATGTTTCTTTAACCAAAGCAGTAACAGGTGCCGAAGATTTTTCTTTCTTTCAGGAAAAAGTACCAGGTGTTTTCGTCTTTGTCGGAGGAATGCCTAAAGGCAAGAATGTACTGGAAACAGGAGCACACCATACCCCGGATTTCTTTATTGATGAAAGCGGCATGAAAACAGGTGTAAAAGCCTATTGCTTTATGGCACTGGATTATATGGAAGCCAAAAAGTAA
- the eutC gene encoding ethanolamine ammonia-lyase subunit EutC translates to MSSVTSDSWKGLRQFTTARIALGHTGHSLPTDVLLAFQADHAQARDAVYSALNAQQLSEDLQQFVPGILLTSQAQNRQQYLQRPDWGRKLSAVSKQKLIAQNTTENDLSIVIADGLSACAINQHVVPVLSLLIPVLVDKGWTLAPVCIVEQGRVAIADEIGFLQKSRTTLILIGERPGLSSPDSMGAYLTFQPKPGLTDESRNCISNIRPAGLHYPLAAEKIYYLLNQMKIKQISGVNLKDEMELSEGKLLD, encoded by the coding sequence ATGAGTTCAGTTACCTCTGATTCCTGGAAAGGATTACGTCAGTTTACAACTGCTCGTATTGCTTTGGGGCACACAGGACATAGTCTACCTACAGATGTCCTGCTGGCTTTTCAGGCTGACCATGCACAGGCACGAGATGCTGTCTATTCAGCACTCAATGCACAACAACTGAGTGAAGATCTTCAACAGTTTGTTCCAGGCATACTTCTTACCAGTCAGGCACAAAACAGGCAGCAATATCTGCAGCGGCCCGATTGGGGACGAAAACTTTCAGCTGTATCCAAACAAAAGTTAATTGCACAAAATACCACAGAAAATGATTTAAGTATCGTCATTGCGGATGGTCTTTCTGCCTGTGCTATTAATCAGCATGTAGTCCCTGTATTGTCATTATTGATTCCTGTATTAGTAGACAAGGGATGGACTTTAGCTCCCGTCTGTATAGTAGAACAGGGACGGGTAGCTATTGCTGATGAAATAGGTTTTCTGCAGAAATCAAGAACGACGTTGATACTGATTGGAGAACGTCCTGGACTTTCTTCTCCTGATAGTATGGGTGCATATCTGACTTTTCAGCCCAAGCCTGGGCTTACAGATGAAAGCCGGAACTGTATTTCTAATATCCGACCTGCTGGCTTACATTATCCTCTGGCTGCAGAGAAAATCTATTATTTACTCAATCAAATGAAAATCAAACAAATCAGTGGAGTAAACCTCAAAGATGAAATGGAATTATCTGAGGGGAAATTGCTGGATTGA
- the rpe gene encoding ribulose-phosphate 3-epimerase, with amino-acid sequence MHFIAPSLLAADFTNLQRDVTMVNQSEADWLHFDVMDGVFVPNISFGFPILEAIRPYIQKPIDVHLMITQPERYIESFAQAGADHITVHYEASTHLHRTLQQIQAAGCQAGIALNPHTPVHLLEEIITEADIILIMSVNPGFGGQKFIQRTYEKVAHLKDLILRRNAKAVIEIDGGVNLENAPYLLSAGADVLVAGNFVFSSSDPIATIHKLKHASLPKIV; translated from the coding sequence ATGCATTTTATTGCTCCTTCTTTGCTGGCAGCAGACTTTACCAATCTGCAACGTGATGTAACCATGGTAAACCAGAGTGAAGCAGACTGGCTCCATTTTGATGTAATGGATGGTGTATTTGTACCCAATATCTCGTTTGGTTTTCCTATTCTGGAAGCAATTCGCCCTTATATTCAAAAACCTATTGATGTTCATTTAATGATCACTCAACCTGAACGGTATATTGAGTCTTTTGCCCAGGCCGGAGCTGATCACATCACCGTTCATTATGAAGCATCCACCCATTTGCATCGTACACTGCAGCAAATCCAGGCTGCTGGTTGTCAGGCAGGTATTGCCTTAAATCCGCATACTCCTGTACATCTGCTCGAGGAAATTATCACAGAGGCTGATATCATTCTGATTATGTCTGTAAATCCAGGCTTTGGAGGGCAAAAATTTATTCAGCGTACCTATGAAAAGGTAGCACATTTGAAAGACCTTATTCTGCGTCGTAATGCCAAAGCAGTAATTGAAATTGATGGAGGAGTTAACCTTGAGAATGCACCTTATTTATTATCTGCAGGAGCGGATGTATTGGTAGCAGGCAATTTCGTATTTAGTTCTTCTGATCCAATTGCAACTATTCACAAATTAAAACATGCTTCCTTACCGAAAATAGTATAA
- a CDS encoding transposase-like zinc-binding domain-containing protein, producing MDCPKCKSENFMKDGFVGGRQRFQCKTCGYRYTVKQKSTAKPVEMKLQAIRMYQEGLGMRAIARVLQVNHVSVQNWIKNLDMDILSSPSLKQA from the coding sequence ATGGATTGTCCAAAATGTAAATCAGAAAACTTCATGAAAGATGGCTTTGTAGGAGGCCGCCAGCGTTTTCAATGCAAGACTTGTGGGTATCGTTACACTGTAAAACAGAAATCTACTGCTAAACCAGTTGAAATGAAATTACAAGCTATCAGAATGTATCAGGAAGGACTTGGCATGCGTGCGATTGCTCGTGTATTGCAGGTTAATCATGTCAGTGTACAGAACTGGATTAAGAATTTAGATATGGATATTCTTTCAAGCCCTAGTTTGAAACAAGCTTAA
- a CDS encoding TatD family hydrolase, with translation MDTQNLIFIDPHIHCISRITDDYEALRANGVVAVIEPAFWLGQPRTEAGSYKDYLSMLVGWERFRASQFGIKHYCTVGLNSKEANNEYLAEGVMELLPLFATKEGVVGIGEIGYDDQTPLEDKYYRLQLELAKELDLPVQIHTPHRDKKAGTGRSMDVCIEHGIDPSKVIVDHNNEETVKEVLDRGFWAAFSIYPSTKMGNERMVEIVKKYGSEHIMINSAADWGISDPLAVPKTAALMLERGISIEQVKDVTYNNALAAFGQSGQMKEEDWLQDTNIDQRERFNGNSVLRGGRDPRVEKLSNNIIR, from the coding sequence ATGGACACACAGAATCTGATTTTCATAGATCCACATATTCATTGTATTTCACGCATTACAGATGACTACGAGGCCTTGCGTGCCAATGGGGTAGTCGCAGTCATTGAACCAGCATTCTGGCTGGGTCAACCTCGTACAGAGGCTGGCTCTTACAAAGACTATCTGAGTATGCTGGTAGGATGGGAACGGTTTCGGGCAAGTCAGTTTGGAATCAAACATTATTGTACAGTAGGTTTAAACTCCAAAGAAGCTAATAACGAATACCTGGCTGAAGGCGTGATGGAATTATTGCCTCTGTTCGCAACCAAAGAAGGGGTAGTTGGCATTGGAGAAATCGGATATGATGATCAAACACCTCTGGAAGACAAATACTATCGTCTTCAGTTGGAACTGGCTAAAGAACTGGATTTACCAGTACAGATTCACACTCCACACAGAGATAAAAAAGCAGGCACAGGTCGTAGTATGGATGTATGTATCGAGCACGGCATCGATCCATCAAAAGTGATTGTAGACCATAACAATGAAGAAACTGTAAAAGAAGTGTTGGATAGAGGCTTCTGGGCTGCATTCAGTATTTATCCTTCTACCAAAATGGGTAATGAACGTATGGTAGAAATCGTCAAAAAATATGGTTCTGAACACATTATGATCAACAGTGCTGCAGATTGGGGTATTTCAGATCCGTTGGCAGTACCTAAAACAGCAGCATTGATGCTTGAAAGAGGCATTTCGATTGAACAAGTTAAGGATGTAACCTATAACAATGCACTGGCAGCCTTTGGGCAAAGTGGTCAAATGAAAGAAGAGGATTGGTTGCAGGATACAAACATTGATCAACGTGAACGTTTTAACGGAAACTCCGTACTACGTGGTGGTCGTGATCCACGTGTAGAAAAGCTATCTAATAACATTATTAGATAA
- a CDS encoding SixA phosphatase family protein codes for MNKHLFIVRHAQAVSGAAGQRDFDRELSSSGVIEACKMGGHLKKLGVSPDLLFASPAIRALSTAQYMAEQLGYDTEKIIVENALYEEYALQSFIEMISAIPEDKKSAMVVAHNPKQTYLAEYLTHDDIGSIPTGGVVHVIFENQRWVEITGGSGKMAWFEYPEKLNSL; via the coding sequence ATGAATAAACATCTTTTTATTGTACGGCATGCCCAGGCAGTTTCTGGGGCAGCTGGTCAGCGTGATTTTGACCGTGAATTATCCTCATCTGGAGTCATTGAAGCTTGTAAAATGGGAGGGCATCTAAAAAAACTGGGAGTCAGTCCAGATCTGCTTTTTGCCAGTCCCGCAATACGAGCCCTTTCAACAGCTCAATATATGGCAGAGCAGTTAGGATATGATACGGAAAAAATAATTGTTGAGAATGCGTTATATGAAGAATATGCCCTACAATCTTTCATTGAAATGATAAGTGCTATTCCAGAAGATAAAAAATCCGCTATGGTTGTAGCACACAATCCCAAACAAACTTATCTGGCAGAATATCTCACACATGATGATATAGGAAGCATACCAACAGGTGGAGTCGTTCATGTAATCTTTGAAAACCAACGATGGGTAGAAATTACAGGTGGTTCCGGAAAAATGGCATGGTTTGAATATCCTGAAAAATTAAATAGCTTATAA
- a CDS encoding EboA domain-containing protein: protein MSTYQADIIQVHDLLKKWLHGSTDAKGNEWLKQKIVTLSEPVTLKDFYLAFGLAPRMVGRLPLQLSPEDLNIAQQLRKGLTPIQWTTEQAARILILLMLPHDNKEEYIKALDQLFTTAEVGELTALYLALPLLPHPEALRFRASEGVRTNMSVVFNALALDNPYPMEYMDEAAWNQMVLKSVFIGSPLHRIQGLDQRANATLARILRDFVHERWAAGRPVTHEVWRIIAPFVDDAVLTDVEHLFEKGTETEQQAAVLLCMQGNHISAKSLALSKRPDLVEQIKNKELTWDTLR, encoded by the coding sequence ATGTCCACGTATCAGGCAGATATTATACAGGTCCATGACCTTCTGAAAAAATGGCTGCATGGCAGCACAGATGCCAAAGGAAATGAATGGCTAAAACAAAAAATTGTAACTCTGAGTGAACCTGTCACTCTCAAGGATTTTTATCTGGCGTTTGGTCTTGCCCCCCGTATGGTTGGCAGACTACCTTTACAACTCAGTCCGGAAGATTTAAACATAGCACAGCAATTGCGAAAGGGCCTTACCCCTATTCAGTGGACTACAGAACAGGCGGCCCGTATTTTAATCTTACTCATGCTTCCTCACGATAACAAAGAGGAATATATAAAAGCACTGGATCAATTATTTACCACAGCAGAAGTAGGCGAACTTACAGCATTATATCTGGCACTTCCCCTACTCCCTCATCCGGAAGCATTACGTTTTCGGGCATCAGAAGGGGTACGAACCAATATGAGTGTTGTCTTCAATGCTCTAGCTCTGGATAATCCCTATCCTATGGAGTATATGGATGAAGCCGCCTGGAACCAGATGGTACTCAAATCCGTATTCATTGGTAGTCCATTGCATCGCATTCAGGGGTTAGATCAACGTGCCAATGCTACATTAGCCCGTATCCTTCGTGACTTTGTCCATGAACGTTGGGCAGCAGGACGTCCGGTTACACATGAAGTATGGCGAATCATTGCCCCTTTTGTCGATGATGCAGTATTGACAGATGTAGAACATCTGTTTGAAAAAGGAACAGAGACAGAACAGCAGGCAGCTGTTTTGCTTTGTATGCAGGGCAATCATATTTCGGCTAAGTCACTGGCACTATCCAAACGACCGGATCTGGTTGAGCAAATTAAAAACAAAGAACTTACCTGGGATACATTACGCTGA
- a CDS encoding ethanolamine ammonia-lyase subunit EutB, with amino-acid sequence MSYHQTIHNYKYHFPDLKTLLAKATPARSGDYLAGVAAESAQERVAAQMALADVPLPTFLTEHVIPYEEDEVTRLIMDSHDMNAFSSVKHLTVGEFRNYLLSDQVTTDVLNNLTAGITPEMVAAVSKLMRVQDLITVSAKCEVITKFRNTIGLKGHFSTRLQPNHPTDDYKGIAASILDGLLYGNGDAVIGLNPATDNIPTVIRLLEMIDSIRTQFDIPTQSCILSHITTTIQAIEKGAPVDLVFQSIGGTEATNTSFGVNLALLREGYEAALSLNRGTVGTNVMYFETGQGSSLSANAHHGVDQQTCEVRAYAVARAFNPLLVNTVVGFIGPEYLYDGKQIIRAGLEDHFCGKLLGLPMGIDICYTNHAEADQDDMDTLLTLMGTAGCNYIMGVPGADDVMLHYQSTSFHDALYVRKLLGLRPAPEFEDWLIRMNIFDEKLQLQTISHRHQLLAELGTA; translated from the coding sequence ATGTCTTACCACCAAACCATACATAATTACAAGTATCATTTTCCAGATCTGAAGACTTTGTTGGCTAAAGCAACACCAGCAAGATCCGGAGATTATCTGGCAGGAGTTGCAGCAGAAAGTGCTCAGGAACGTGTAGCTGCACAAATGGCTCTGGCTGATGTGCCTTTACCTACTTTTCTAACAGAGCATGTGATTCCATATGAAGAAGACGAAGTGACTCGGCTTATCATGGATTCGCATGATATGAATGCTTTTTCGTCTGTAAAACATCTGACTGTAGGGGAGTTTCGCAATTATTTACTTTCTGATCAGGTGACTACCGATGTCCTGAATAACCTTACTGCAGGAATTACTCCTGAGATGGTCGCTGCTGTTTCAAAATTAATGAGAGTGCAGGATTTGATTACGGTATCTGCTAAGTGTGAGGTAATAACTAAATTTCGGAATACAATAGGATTAAAAGGTCATTTCTCAACCCGGTTACAGCCTAACCACCCCACAGATGATTACAAAGGAATTGCAGCCAGCATTCTGGATGGCTTATTATATGGTAATGGAGATGCAGTAATTGGGCTTAATCCAGCAACAGACAATATACCTACTGTGATTCGACTGCTGGAAATGATTGACTCTATCCGAACGCAGTTCGATATTCCAACGCAATCGTGTATATTAAGTCATATCACTACTACTATTCAGGCGATAGAGAAAGGCGCTCCAGTAGATTTGGTCTTTCAGTCTATTGGAGGAACAGAGGCAACCAACACTTCTTTTGGTGTTAATCTGGCACTGCTTCGGGAAGGGTATGAAGCAGCTTTGTCGTTAAACAGAGGAACTGTAGGAACTAATGTCATGTATTTTGAAACTGGACAGGGGAGTAGTCTGTCAGCCAATGCTCACCATGGGGTTGATCAACAAACCTGTGAGGTTCGGGCATATGCTGTTGCCAGAGCTTTTAATCCATTGCTGGTAAATACTGTAGTGGGTTTTATTGGACCTGAGTATTTATATGATGGAAAGCAAATTATACGTGCTGGCCTGGAAGATCATTTTTGTGGAAAGCTTCTGGGATTGCCTATGGGAATCGACATTTGTTATACCAATCATGCAGAGGCAGATCAGGATGATATGGATACATTATTGACATTAATGGGTACTGCAGGTTGCAATTATATTATGGGTGTGCCGGGTGCAGATGATGTGATGTTGCATTACCAGAGTACTTCCTTTCACGATGCATTGTATGTTCGTAAGCTTCTGGGGTTACGACCTGCTCCGGAATTTGAAGACTGGTTGATTCGTATGAATATATTTGATGAGAAGTTGCAACTGCAGACTATTTCACATCGACATCAGTTATTGGCCGAATTGGGTACTGCTTAG
- a CDS encoding TonB-dependent receptor, translating into MRLFFFLICFLSGLLLVQNATAQHTQIKGWIKDTLDKPIPGATIRLENLHLGSSSDENGYFQLSDIPANKDLVLQIRSINHQEKRLTLQLRSGEIREITIVLEAAVQKLNEVKVTTRNDQRMQVSIVQIKPQDVKTLPSTFGDFNKILATLPGVVSNNELSSTYSVRGGNYDENLIYVNNIEVYRPFLARSGQQEGLSFVNPDLVKSVEFSSGGWQAKYGDKLSSVMNVAYNEPTQTKGSVTLGLLGGSLHTEGTALKEKLSYTVGVRRKQSQYLLNTLEVKGEYLPAFTDIQGYFRYVLGNKKTDSLAPKSEIGLLLSYGRNRYLTRPVSQETTFGTFSQQLRLYVAYAGQELLNYDLGQGGLKFTHRPSDKLTLNFIGSAMNTSEREFYDTESAYRLCEIDLDPSSPTYKQCIGTVGVGSEYKYARNQLNGRILSLEHRATYEMNPRNRIEWGIRYNRESFTDELNQYSFADSADYAMFRDTLFTHLALSSNRWNGYLQHSYSKDNQHTLTYGARIGYWSVNKQWLVSPSIQYAFTPNWVRETTLRFAAGIYRQPPLYRELRDQLGHLNLNLKAQSSLHLIAGMRQTVQMWGREFVFNSELYYKNLWDAVAYDVDNVRLRYYANNDTRAYAVGADFRFSGEFIKGAESWFSLGIMQTKEDLGFDQTGYVRRPTDQRVTLAVFFQDHLPGNPSWRVYLNTIVGTGLPFGPPKNLNYRSALHAPPYRRLDIGFSKIIAFGSTSKGIGKFGDSIWIGAELLNALGARNVMSYNWVTDVNERQYAVPNALSARFLNFRVIVRVKDPKK; encoded by the coding sequence ATGCGTCTGTTCTTTTTTCTTATCTGTTTTTTATCTGGTCTGCTACTGGTACAGAACGCAACCGCTCAACACACACAAATCAAAGGATGGATTAAAGATACACTTGATAAACCAATACCAGGCGCTACCATTCGTTTGGAAAATCTGCATCTAGGCTCTTCTTCTGACGAAAACGGATACTTTCAGTTATCAGATATACCTGCCAACAAGGATCTAGTATTACAAATTCGGTCTATTAATCATCAGGAAAAACGACTTACACTTCAATTACGCTCAGGTGAAATAAGAGAGATAACTATTGTGCTTGAAGCTGCAGTTCAGAAGCTCAATGAAGTAAAGGTTACTACCCGAAATGACCAACGAATGCAGGTTAGTATAGTACAAATCAAACCTCAGGATGTCAAAACATTACCTTCGACTTTCGGAGACTTTAATAAGATTCTGGCAACCCTGCCAGGAGTAGTTAGTAACAACGAACTTTCTTCTACCTATTCAGTGCGTGGTGGAAACTATGATGAAAACCTGATATATGTAAATAATATTGAAGTATACCGCCCCTTTCTTGCCAGGTCAGGCCAGCAGGAAGGCTTAAGCTTTGTCAATCCCGACTTGGTGAAAAGCGTTGAGTTCTCCTCAGGTGGCTGGCAAGCCAAATATGGAGATAAGCTTTCCTCTGTGATGAATGTAGCTTACAATGAACCTACACAAACCAAAGGATCTGTTACACTGGGATTGTTGGGAGGCTCACTACATACAGAAGGTACTGCCTTAAAAGAAAAACTAAGCTATACAGTAGGGGTACGACGCAAACAGTCGCAGTACCTGCTGAACACACTTGAAGTGAAAGGTGAATACTTACCTGCATTTACAGATATACAAGGTTATTTCAGGTATGTCCTAGGAAATAAAAAGACAGATTCTCTTGCTCCCAAATCTGAGATAGGTCTATTACTTTCCTATGGTCGTAATCGCTATCTCACCCGACCTGTAAGCCAAGAAACAACCTTTGGTACATTTTCACAACAACTCAGACTGTATGTAGCCTATGCAGGCCAGGAGTTGCTCAACTATGATCTGGGACAAGGTGGTCTTAAATTTACCCATCGTCCCAGTGATAAGCTAACACTGAATTTTATTGGATCTGCAATGAATACCAGTGAGCGTGAGTTCTATGATACAGAAAGTGCTTATCGGCTGTGTGAAATAGATCTGGATCCTAGTTCTCCAACCTACAAACAATGCATAGGAACTGTTGGAGTAGGCAGTGAATACAAATATGCCCGAAACCAACTCAATGGCAGAATACTATCACTGGAACATCGGGCAACTTATGAAATGAACCCTCGAAATCGCATTGAATGGGGTATACGTTATAACCGGGAATCGTTCACAGATGAACTCAATCAGTATTCCTTTGCTGACTCAGCGGATTATGCTATGTTCCGGGATACTCTTTTTACTCATCTTGCACTATCTTCCAATAGATGGAATGGCTATCTGCAACACTCGTATTCCAAAGACAATCAACACACACTGACCTATGGAGCCCGTATTGGCTACTGGTCTGTAAATAAGCAGTGGCTGGTAAGTCCGTCGATTCAATATGCATTTACACCCAACTGGGTAAGAGAAACAACATTACGATTTGCAGCCGGCATTTACAGGCAACCTCCCTTATACCGGGAGTTACGTGACCAACTGGGACATCTCAATCTGAATCTGAAGGCACAAAGTTCACTCCATCTTATTGCAGGTATGCGACAGACCGTTCAGATGTGGGGACGTGAATTTGTTTTCAACTCTGAACTGTATTATAAAAATCTCTGGGATGCGGTTGCTTATGATGTAGACAATGTCAGATTACGGTATTATGCCAATAATGATACCCGCGCATATGCTGTAGGGGCAGATTTTCGGTTTAGTGGCGAATTCATCAAAGGAGCAGAATCCTGGTTCAGTCTGGGTATTATGCAAACCAAAGAAGATCTGGGTTTTGATCAAACTGGTTATGTGCGTCGTCCAACAGATCAGCGTGTTACGTTGGCTGTATTCTTCCAGGATCATTTGCCAGGCAATCCTTCATGGAGAGTATATCTCAATACCATTGTAGGTACTGGATTACCATTTGGCCCACCTAAAAATCTGAACTATCGTTCAGCTCTTCATGCCCCACCCTATCGCCGACTGGATATTGGATTTTCAAAGATTATTGCTTTTGGCTCAACAAGCAAAGGAATTGGCAAATTTGGAGATTCTATCTGGATAGGAGCAGAATTGCTTAATGCCTTAGGAGCAAGAAATGTCATGTCATACAACTGGGTTACAGATGTCAATGAACGTCAGTATGCAGTACCGAACGCACTTTCAGCCCGTTTCCTTAATTTTCGGGTGATTGTGAGAGTAAAAGATCCTAAAAAATAG